TACAACAGTAGAGAACTGGCAAGGTATAAATATTAAGGGTGGCACTAATACTATCAGTAATCCCACATTCAACTTTGGCAGCAAATGAGCAATGAGAATTGGCAAGGGATAAACATTAAGGGTGGCGAGACTAACATCAACAACCCAACAATTAATATTGGGTCATCACAACAGACTTCTCCACCAAATATCCCTAACAATTTAATTTACAAAGGCGCGGTCAAGTTTGTTGGGCGAGACAATGAACTTACCGACATCCATCAGAAATTGCAGCAGTCGGGTAACGTAGCAATTTCGGCGGTAGCTGGGATGGGTGGTGTCGGTAAAACAGAACTAGCAACCCAGTATGCACTAAGACATGAAGCCGATTATCCTGGCGGTATCTGCTGGCTAAATGGGAGAGAATCGGATTTAGCAGCTAGCATTGTGCAATTTTATCTGTTGTACATCGGTCAAGAAATCCCAAAAGAGTTAGGCGGAAAATTGCTGAACCTCCAAGAACAAGTACGATGGTGTTGGCAGCATTGGCAACCATCCGAGGGTTTGGTGTTGGTAGTATTTGATGATGTCACTAATTTACAATACTCCGGACAGTTTTGAGTTGAGCCAATCGACAAGAAAGCTATCGATCCATTAGGGTGCTGATTAGAAGAAACAAGCACAGGAACGATAGCTGTATGGAAATTATACAAAGCCTGGTGGAAAAAATGGGCGTTTTGGGCAAACCGGGAGTAAAGGTGATGACAACGCTGTTTGCAACGATATTAATTACATGTGGCAAGGTAAATTTTACCAACTTGAGTCGCTACAGCAGTTTGAGCGAGAAAACCTATCGACGACAGTTTCACAGACAGTTTGACTTCGCCCAGTTCAACGCAGAAATTATCAAAGCAGCAAACTCTTTACAGCACCAGATGATCGCCGTGATGGATTGCTCATTCATTGCCAAAAGTGGGAAAAAGACCTTTGGACTTGACCAATTTTACAATGGTAGTCACAATCGAGTCGAGAAAGGATTGGAAGTGTCCTTGGTGGCGGTGATAAATGTAGAAACTGAAGTGGGCTTTGGTCTGCTTGCTGAACAAACATTTGACCAAGGCTTCTGTCCAGAACTGACACGGATGGACTACTATCTTCACCACCTGGAAATTACTCAACCTCAATTACCTCCCCAAGTTCGCTATCTTGCTGTGGATGGAGCATATGCCAAGGAAGCATTTGTCACAGGGGTGAGGGCGCTCAAGCTCGATGTGATTAGTAAACTGCGCCGAGATGCGAATCTACGATATGTGTTTGAAGGTGAACAAAAAGCACGGGGAGCTAAACGTAAATATGATGGCAAAGTTGATCTAGCCGACCCTACTCGCTTGAGTTGGGTACGCGAACTGCAATCAGGGCTTGAACTCTACACATCTGTTGTATGGC
The genomic region above belongs to Calothrix sp. NIES-2098 and contains:
- a CDS encoding kinesin light chain; translation: MSNENWQGINIKGGETNINNPTINIGSSQQTSPPNIPNNLIYKGAVKFVGRDNELTDIHQKLQQSGNVAISAVAGMGGVGKTELATQYALRHEADYPGGICWLNGRESDLAASIVQFYLLYIGQEIPKELGGKLLNLQEQVRWCWQHWQPSEGLVLVVFDDVTNLQYSGQF